The Siniperca chuatsi isolate FFG_IHB_CAS linkage group LG2, ASM2008510v1, whole genome shotgun sequence genome window below encodes:
- the LOC122888545 gene encoding uncharacterized PE-PGRS family protein PE_PGRS54-like, which yields MKKPAKKEIYAISGIYLTRARWETWGGRPGGWTSAELRASGLISGGRRRRRNPPGGRWRRPRVSGGRRRTLNLPGGVPIHPGTNGGTAGPGTDNETSGRGDGDWIPGRGAGGTSRQGGEAAEPGAGNGGTPRQCGEAAEPGAGSKAAGHGASCSGARSCCDPAGTGARGCCDPAGTGARGCCDPAGTGARELLRSSRESSRLRSSRGSRGLLRSGGESRVRLISSGSDDRVRLRSSGGGKDRVRLRSSGDREQRLPRSSGGGEDGVRLRSSGGGEDGVRLPRAGW from the exons ATGAAGAAGCCTGCTAAAAAGGAGATCTATGCCATTTCTGGGATCTATCTAACAAg GGCGAGGTGGGAGACTtggggcggacggcccgggggctggacaagTGCGGAGCTGAGGGCCTCGGGGCTGATCTccggaggccggcgacgaagacggAATCCTCCGGGAGGCCGGTGGCGAAGACCAagagtctctggaggccggcggcggacGCTGAACCTTCCGGGAGGCGTGCCCATCCACCCAGGGACCAACGGCGGCACAGCGGGGCCGGGGACCGACAACGAGACGTCAGGACGGGGAGACGGCGACTGGATACCAGGGCGTGGAGCcggcgggacatcaagacaGGGCGGCGAGGCGGCAGAGCCGGGAGCCGGCAACGGCGGGACACCAAGGCAGTGCGGCGAGGCGGCAGAGCCGGGAGCCGGTAGCAAGGCGGCTGGACATGGAGCTTCTTGCTCTGGAGCAAgaagctgctgcgatccagcagggactggagcaaggggctgctgcgacccagcagggaccggagcaaggggctgctgcgacccagcagggaccgGAGCaagggaactgctgcgatccagccgggaaagcagtcgactgcgatccagcagggggtccagggggctgctgaggtccggcggagagtccagggTGCGGCTGATATCCAGCGGCAGCGacgacagggtgcggctgcgatccagcggcggaggcaaggacagggtgcggctgcgatccagcggcgacagggAGCAAAGGCTGccgcgatccagcggcggaggcgaggacggggtgcggctgcgatccagcggcggaggcgaggacggGGTGCGGCTGCCaagagctgggtggtga